One genomic window of Punica granatum isolate Tunisia-2019 chromosome 1, ASM765513v2, whole genome shotgun sequence includes the following:
- the LOC116189004 gene encoding multisubstrate pseudouridine synthase 7, producing the protein MDESEVGILCYISQLPGFRGILKQRYSDFIVNEVDLDGNVVHLTSLTAPPESVEVRDGNETKKNDYLNKSYDSEVESFRALAGEADADLLKTLIDQVTSGPKENISAIVLSPNSDKTQRTAIHNYFKENFKFLVTDTIDGPDASSKSIRVRLYSGGEGNGRNSRKRKERGDKPFDSRGSSSWPENVGKFLRFNLYKENKDTQEALGIVGKMLGVQSKSFGFAGTKDKRAVTTQRVTVFKQSASKLASLNERLIGIKVGDFCYVKDGLLLGQLQGNRFTVTLRGVLAELEDNIKASADSLGKHGFINYFGLQRFGSGSIPTHLIGAALLRGEWKAAVSMILDPREGERDVIAMAREYYKKSGDIEGTLRQLPRHLVAERALLQSLKKSPGNYLQALRAIPRTLRMMYVHSYQSYLWNHAASLRVQKYGSDQVMVGDLVFCRREAAENAGTAIDLECGADNNFVNDSEDLDEASETDVSTEQNVLVKALALEDIASHSYTVDDIILPMPGSRVIYPNNDIAEVYNDLAKKDGISLAGSPHNIKEFSITSLTGGYRRVFQKPTDFQWELLKYTDAHVPLAETDLDRITKAEPLNMADENDSAANNNSVQVDDEKGVNVSPSSTEAEGTESLDSHVALKLSFTLPASSYATMAIRELLKTSTSVAYHKTLNEKIGL; encoded by the exons ATGGACGAGTCGGAAGTCGGCATCTTATGCTATATCTCTCAGCTCCCGGGTTTCCGTGGCATCCTCAAGCAAAG GTATTCCGATTTTATCGTCAATGAAGTGGATTTAGATGGAAACGTCGTTCATTTGACTTCCTTAACTGCTCCTCCTGAG TCAGTTGAAGTCAGAGATGGAAATGAGACGAAGAAAAATGATTATCTCAATAAAAGTTATGATTCAGAAGTCGAATCATTTCGAGCTCTTGCTGGTGAAGCAGATGCTGATCTTCTCAAAACTTTGATTGATCAAGTCACTTCTGGCCCCAAAGAGAATATCTCGGCTATAGTTCTTTCTCCAAACTCTGATAAAACCCAGCGAACG GCgattcataattattttaaagagAACTTCAAGTTTCTTGTTACTGACACCATTGATGGACCGGATGCCTCATCGAAGTCCATTCGGGTGAGGCTGTATTCTGGAGGTGAGGGCAATGGCAGAAACtcaaggaaaaggaaagaacgAGGTGATAAGCCATTTGACAGCAGAGGTTCCAGTAGTTGGCCGGAAAATGTTGGCAAGTTCCTCAG GTTTAATCTTTACAAGGAAAATAAGGACACACAGGAGGCCTTAGGAATAGTAGGAAAGATGTTGGGTGTTCAG TCTAAATCATTCGGGTTTGCTGGTACCAAGGACAAGCGTGCAGTCACAACGCAGAGG GTGACAGTTTTCAAACAATCTGCCAGCAAATTAGCCTCTCTTAATGAAAGGTTAATTGGCATTAAAGTGGGTGACTTCTG CTATGTCAAAGATGGACTTCTTTTGGGGCAGCTCCAGGGAAATCGATTTACTGTTACTCTGCG AGGAGTTCTTGCAGAGTTGGAAGATAATATCAAAGCTTCAGCAGATTCGCTAGGAAAGCATGGTTTTATTAACTACTTCGGCCTGCAA CGTTTTGGAAGCGGTTCTATTCCAACTCATCTGATTGGAGCTGCTTTACTAAGAGGAGAGTGGAAAGCTGCCGTGAGTATGATTCTCGATCCAAGGGAAGGGG AACGAGATGTGATTGCCATGGCACGTGAATATTATAAGAAAAGTGGTGATATTGAAGGGACCTTGAGGCAGTTACCTCGTCATCTTGTTGCCGAAAGGGCTTTG CTGCAGTCTTTGAAGAAGTCTCCAGGGAACTATTTGCAAGCTCTGAGAGCTATACCAAGGACGCTGAGAATGAT GTATGTGCATAGTTACCAAAGCTATCTGTGGAACCATGCAGCAAGCTTGAGGGTGCAAAAGTATG GTTCGGATCAGGTCATGGTTGGGGACTTGGTATTTTGTCGGAGGGAAGCTGCTGAAAACGCAGGAACAGCCATTGATTTGGAATGTGGAGCTGACAACAATTTTGTAAATGACTCCGAAGATTTAGATGAGGCATCTGAAACAGATGTTTCCACGGAACAAAATGTTCTTGTTAAG GCTTTGGCTCTGGAAGATATTGCATCTCACAGCTACACAGTTGATGACATCATCCTACCTATGCCTGG CTCAAGAGTCATATACCCGAATAATGATATTGCAGAAGTTTACAATGATTTGGCAAAGAAG GACGGCATCAGCTTGGCAGGGAGCCCGCATAACATCAA GGAGTTCTCTATAACGAGTTTGACTGGCGGTTATCGACGAGTTTTCCAGAAGCCAACAGACTTCCAGTG GGAATTGCTAAAATACACAGACGCTCATGTACCACTTGCGGAGACAGATTTGGACAGAATCACCAAAGCTGAACCTCTGAACATGGCCGACGAAAATGATTCTGCTGCCAACAATAATTCAGTACAAGTGGATGATGAAAAAGGGGTGAATGTATCGCCAAGTAGTACTGAAGCTGAGGGCACTGAGTCATTGGATAGTCATGTGGCTCTCAAGCTGAGCTTTACCCTTCCAGCTTCTAGTTATGCGACAATGGCCATAAGAGAGCTGCTTAAGACATCAACATCT GTAGCATATCACAAAACACTGAATGAGAAGATAGGCCTGTAG